Below is a genomic region from Fusobacterium nucleatum.
TTAAGGTTGTAAAAATAGTAAGAGGGGATCCTTTAAAATTGTTAATATTACTTTCCCTTGTAACAGCAATTTGTTCAGCATTTTTAGACAATGTTACAACAATTTTACTTATGGCACCAGTATCAATATTATTAGCAAAACAGTTAAAATTAGATCCTTTTCCTTTTGTTATGACAGAAGTTCTATCTTCTGACATAGGTGGAATGGCAACCCTAATAGGAGATCCAACTCAACTTATCATAGGAAGTGAAGGTAAATTAAATTTTAACGAATTCTTATTTAATACAGCACCAATGACTATAATAGCATTAGTAATATTGTTAACTATTGTGTATTTTACAAATATAAGGAAGATGGAAGTTTCAAATGCTTTAAAAGCACAAATTATGGAATTAGAGTCTGAAAGAATATTAAAAGATAAAAAGTTACTTAAACAATCTATGATAATTCTTACTGCTGTGATAATAGGTTTTGTATTAAATAATTTTGTTAATAAAGGATTATCAGTAATTTCTTTAAGTGGTGGAATATTTTTAGCATTTTTAACAGAAAGAGAACCTAAAAAGATTTTTGGTGGAGTGGAATGGGATACCCTATTCTTCTTTATTGGGCTTTTTATTATGATTAAAGGTATTGAAAATTTAGGAATAATTAAGTTTATTGGAGATAAGATAATTGAAATATCAACAGGTAATTTTAAAGTAGCTTCAATTTCAATAATGTGGTTATCATCAATATTTACTTCTATATTTGGAAATGTTGCTAATGCTGCAACTTTTGCAAAAATTATTAAAACGGTTATTCCAGATTTCCAAAATATGGCAGATACAAAAGTATTCTGGTGGGCTTTATCTTATGGTTCTTGTTTAGGCGGAAGTATCACAATGATAGGTTCAGCAACAAATGTAGTGGCAGTATCAGCTTCTGCAAAAGCAGGTTGTAAAATTGATTTTATAAAATTTTTTAAGTTTGGAAGTAAGATAGCAATTTTAAATCTGATAGCTGCAACTGTATATATGTATTTAAGATATTTATAAAATTTTTAAGCACTCAAAAATAAGAGTGCTTTTTAAATATTATGATATAATTGAAATAAATATTAAAATACAGGAGAATTTATATGAAATTTTTAAAATTTAATGAGATAGATTCAACTAATAACTATATGAAAGAAAATATATCTTCTTTTGAAAATTATGATATAGTAGCAGCAAAAGTTCAAACTTCTGGTAGAGGTAGAAGAGGTAATGTTTGGCTATCGCCAGAGGGAATGGCACTTTTTAGCTTCTTATTAAAACCTGAAAAGACTTTATCAATAATTGAAGCAACAAAGCTACCTTTATTAGCAGGAATTTCAACTCTATCTGCTTTAAAAAAAATAAAAGATGGAGCTTATTCTTTTAAATGGACTAATGATGTCTTTTTAAATTCTAAAAAGTTATGTGGGATTTTAATAGAGAGGGTAAAAGATAATTTTATAGTTGGTATAGGAATAAATGTAGCAAATAAGATACCTGATGATATTAAAAATATTGCTATTTCAATGGAAAGTGATTATGATATTGATAAATTAATATTAAAAGTTGTAGAAGAATTTTCAGTGTATTATAAAAGATTTTCAGAAGGAAAATGGTCAGAAATTATAGAGGAAATCAATAGCTATAATTTTTTAAAAGATAAAAAAATAAAAGTGCATATAGGGGATAAAATTTTTGAAGGAATAGCAAAAAACATAGTTGAAGATGGAAGAATTCAGATAGAGATGAATGGAGAAATAAAATTATTTAGCGTTGGAGAAATAAAAATAGAAAAGGATTATTACTAATGAAAAAAGTTGTAATAGGTATGAGTGGTGGAGTTGATTCATCTGTTTCAGCTTATCTTTTAAAAGAACAAGATTATGAAGTTATTGGAGTAACTTTAAATCAACACTTAGAAGAAAGTTCAAAAGATATTGAAGATGCCAAAAAAGTTTGTGATAAGTTAAGAATAATTCACAAAGTTATAAATATTAGAAAAGATTTTGAAAATATAGTTATAAGATATTTTTTAGATGGGTATAGCTCAGGAAAAACACCATCACCCTGTGTTATTTGTGATGATGAGATAAAATTTAAAATTCTATTTGATATAGCAGATAAATATAAGGCAGAGTATGTAGCAACAGGGCATTATACCTCTGTTGAGTATTCAGAATTTTTTTCTAAATATCTTTTAAAATCTGTTCATTCTATAATAAAAGACCAATCATATATGCTATATAGACTTTCTTCTGATAAACTAGAAAGATTAATTTTTCCTTTAAAACCTTATTCAAAACATGAAATTAGAGAGATAGCCTTAAAAGTAGGTTTAGAAGTTCATGATAAAAAAGATAGTCAAGGTGTGTGTTTTGCAAAAGAAGGCTATAAAGAGTTTTTAAAAGAAAATCTAAAAGATGAAATAATAAGAGGAAACTATATTGATAAAGATGGAAATATTTTAGGACAACATGAGGGCTATCAACTATATACAATAGGACAAAGAAGAGGTTTGGGAATAAATTTCTCTAAACCAGTTTTTATAACAGAAATAAAAGCTCAAACTAATGAGATAGTTTTAGGAGAATTTTCAGAACTTTTTACTGATAAAGTGGAATTAATAAACTATAAATTTTCTGTTGAATATGAAAAGTTAGAAAATTTTGAATTACTTGCAAGACCTAGATTTTCAAGTACAGGCTTTTATGGAAAATTAATGAAAGATAAAGAAAAGATTTACTTTAAATATAATGAAGAAAATGCACATAATTCCAAAGGGCAACATATAGTGTTTTTCTATGATGGTTTTGTTGTAGGAGGAGGAGAAATAAAATGAGTTACCAAGATATTAATGCTACAACAATAGACAGATGGATTAAAGAAGAAGATTGGGAATGGGGCAAACCTATTAGCCATGAAGAATACATTAAGACTTTAAATGGAGATTGGAATGTAAAACTTACACCAGCAAAATTCGTACCTCATGAATGGTTTGGAGATTTAAAAGGTAAAAAATTATTAGGACTTGCATCTGGTGGAGGGCAACAAATCCCTGTGTTCACTGCCTTAGGTGCAGAATGTACTGTACTTGATTATTCAGATGCACAGTTAGAAAATGAAAAGACAGTTGCAGAAAGAGAAAATTATAAAGTAAATATAATAAAAGCTGATATGTCAAAGTCTTTACCTTTTGAAGATGAAAGTTTTGATATAATTTTTCATCCAGTAAGTAATTGTTATATTGAAAATGTTGAGCTTGTTTTTAAAGAATGTTATAGAATTTTGAAAAAAGGTGGAATTTTACTTTGTGGTTTATCAACAGAAATTAATTATTTAGTAGATGAAAGTGAAGAAAAAATAGTTTTTTCTATGCCATTCAATCCTTTAAAAAATAAAGAACATAGAGAGTTTTTAGAAAAATTTGAAGGAGGTTACCAATTTTCACACACTTTAAGTGAACAACTAGGTGGGCAATTAAAAGCAGGTTTTATTTTGACAAATATTGAAGATGACACAAATGGAGAAGGTAGACTTCATGAGATGAATATTTCTACATATATCATGACTAGAGCAGTGAAATAAAAATTAATCCCAATCTTTAGAAATAAAGGTTGGGATTTTTATATTGTTAAAAATAAAATAGCAGATGTATAAAAAATTTGGTATAATAAAAAGAATGAAAAATTTTAAATTAATTTGTTAATTGACTACTTGCCAGCCATTAATGTTTCACGAGCTCCAAAATGCTCTTTCAACATTAATGGACGTCGCAGTAGTCTGTTTAGGAATATTCTTTTTATTGTATAACTTAATAAAGGTGAGGTAAAAATGTTTATAGATGAAGTTATAATTACAGTTAAAGCTGGAAATGGTGGAGATGGTTCTGCTGCTTTCAGAAGAGAAAAATTTGTCCAATTTGGAGGACCAGATGGTGGAGATGGTGGAAAAGGTGGAGATGTAGTTTTTGTAGCTGACTCCAATATCAACACTCTTATTGACTTTAGATTTAAAAAATTATTTAAAGCTCAAAATGGAGAAAATGGGCAAAAGAAACAAATGTATGGAAAAAAAGGAGAAGATTTAATAATTAAAGTTCCAGTAGGAACACAAGTTAGAGATTTTACAACTGGAAAATTAATTCTTGATATGAGTGTAAATGGTGAGCAAAGAGTTTTATTAAAAGGTGGAAAAGGTGGATATGGGAATGTTCACTTTAAAAACTCTATAAGAAAAGCTCCAAAGATAGCAGAAAAAGGTGGAGAAGGAGCAGAAATAAAAGTTAAATTGGAATTAAAACTTTTAGCTGATGTAGCCCTTGTTGGTTATCCATCAGTTGGAAAATCAAGTTTTATAAATAAGGTTTCTGCTGCAAATTCTAAGGTAGGAAGCTATCACTTTACAACTCTTGAACCAAAACTTGGAGTTGTAAGATTGGAAGAAGGAAAATCTTTTGTTATAGCTGATATACCTGGACTTATTGAAGGAGCACATGAAGGAGTGGGACTTGGAGATAAATTTTTAAAACATATTGAAAGATGTAAAATGATTTATCATATAGTTGATGCAGCAGAAATTGAAGGTAGAGATTGCATTGAAGATTTTGAAAAAATCAATCATGAGTTAAAGAAATTCAGTGAAAAATTAGCTGGTAAGAAACAAATAGTTATAGCTAACAAAATGGATTTAATTTGGGATATGGAAAAATTTGAAAAGTTTAAAAGTTATCTAGCAGAAAAAGGAATTGAAATTTATCCAGTTTCTGTACTTTTAAATGAGGGTTTAAAAGAAATTTTATACAAAACTTATGATATGTTATCTCATATTGAAAGAGAACCTTTGGAAGAAGAAACAGACATTACAAAATTGTTGAAAGAATTAAAAATAGAAAAAGAAGATTTTGAAATTACAAGAGATGAAGAAGATGCAATAGTTGTTGGTGGAAGAATAGTAGATGATGTTTTAGCAAAATATGTAATAGGAATGGATGATGAATCATTGGTAACTTTCTTACATATGATGAGAAGTTTAGGAATGGAGGAAGCTCTACAAGAATTTGGTGTACAAGATGGAGATACAGTTAAAATAGCTGATGTAGAGTTTGAATATTTTGAATAAGGCTATTGTTATAGCAGGACCTACTGGTGTTGGAAAAACTAAAATTTCAATAGATTTAGCTAGTGAATTAAATGCAGAAATTATATCTTCTGATTCTGCACAAGTTTATAGAGATTTAAATATAGGAACTGCTAAAATAAGAGAAGAAGAAAAGGAAGGAATAAAACATCATTTAATAGATATTGTTGAACCAGTATCAAAATACAGTGTTGGGAATTTTGAAAAAGATGTAAATAAGATATTAAATCAAAATCCTGAAAAAAATTTTTTATTGGTTGGTGGGACAGGTTTATATTTAAATTCTGTAACCAATGGACTATCTATTTTACCAGAAGCAGATAAAAAGACTAGGGAATATTTAACAACTTTGAATAATCAAGCTCTACTTGAATTAGCTTTAAAATATGATGAAGAAGCTACAAAAGAAATTCATCCTAATAATAGAGTTAGATTAGAACGAGTTGTTGAAGTTTTTTTATTGACTGGACAAAAATTTTCAGAACTTTCAAAGAAAAATATTAAAAATAATAATTTTAAATTTTTAAAAATTGCTTTAGAAAGAGATAGAGAAAATCTATATGATAGAATAAATAAAAGAGTGGATATAATGTTTGCTCAAGGTTTGGTAGATGAAGTAAAGAATTTATATAAAATTTATGGAGATAAATTATATAGCTTAAATATAATTGGCTATAATGAAATTATAGATTATATAAATGCTAAAATTAGCCTAGATGAAGCAGCCTATCAAATAAAACTAAATTCGAGACATTATGCTAAAAGACAATTTACCTGGTTTAAAGCAGATAAAGAATATCAATGGTTTAATCTTGATAGAATTTCAGAACAAGAAATTGTAAAAACTATATACACATTGTTTAATATCAAGGCTTGATTTAATACTTTTTATATGATATTATTAAAAGGTAGAGGTGTCTATTATGAAAAAAATTATATTACTTATTACAATGCTTTTTTTATTAATATCATGCTCTAATAATAACTATATTAAAACAGGTTTTTCTCAAAATGAAAAACAAGAGTTGGTTTTATTTAAAGATAGGATTAAAAATAATTTAAGTGAAAATAATCTTGCTTACATTAAAGAAAACACAAAAGATAGTTATAGAAACAAGTATATTTTGGAGAAACTACAAAATATAGACTTTACAAAATTAAATATATTTGTATCTGAGCCGTCTTATACAAATGAGTATCCTAGTTCATTATTGGCTCTGAATATGAATGAAGATACTTATTATTTTGAACTATTTTTTATTTTTGATAATCAAAATAAAAAGTGGTTAATTTTTGATTTAAAAGAAAGAGGGTGAGCTTATGGAAAATTTTGAAAAAGAAATAAATAGAGTAAAAATATTTATTCCATCTTTTCTAAGCAGCTTATCCACAGTTAGAGCTATGGTTAGAGTGTATCTCAGAGAACATCATATAAGTGAGTTAGATGAAATTCAAATACTTTCAGTAGTAGATGAATTAACTACCAATGCAGTAGAACATGCTTACAGTTATGATAAAGGTGAGATAGAAATAGTACTAAATTTTTATAAGAAAACTATTTTCTTGACTGTTGAAGATTTTGGTAAGGGTTATGATGAAAGTTTGGACAGTAAAGAAGATGGCGGGTTTGGGTTATCAATTGCTAGAAAGTTAGTGGATGTTTTTAAAATTGAAAAGAAAACAAAGGGAACTGTTTTTAAAGTTGAAAAGAGAATTAAGGAGGCAGTATAAATGGAAAACAATTTTGAAATTTTGGAAAGAGTTAAAGATGATATACAAATAATAGAAATAAATGGAGAATTGGATGCATTTGTTGCCCCTAAATTAAAAGAAACTTTTAATAGACTTATTGAAAAAGATAATAATAAGTATATTGTTGATTTTAAAGGTTTAATCCATATAAACAGTCTAGCTATGGGAATTTTAAGAGGAAAGTTACAAGTAGTTAGAGAAATGGGTGGAGATATTAAGATAGTGAATCTTAATAAACACATTCAAACTATTTTTGAAACAATAGGATTAGACGAGATATTTGAAATTTATAAAAATGAGGAAGCAGCGTTAAAAAGTTTCAAATAAAAAATTGTCTGAAGGGGAAAATGTATGGATTTACTGATATTTTTAGGATTGGGAGTGTTTGCATTAGCACTAATCTTTGCAGTCTTCTTCAAAAAGATGGTCATTGACAGACAAA
It encodes:
- a CDS encoding membrane lipoprotein lipid attachment site-containing protein, which translates into the protein MKKIILLITMLFLLISCSNNNYIKTGFSQNEKQELVLFKDRIKNNLSENNLAYIKENTKDSYRNKYILEKLQNIDFTKLNIFVSEPSYTNEYPSSLLALNMNEDTYYFELFFIFDNQNKKWLIFDLKERG
- a CDS encoding ArsB/NhaD family transporter, giving the protein MLLVLGILIFIVVFYCIITEKVPSAYATMLGALTMAFLGIVNEEEILETIHSRLEILLLLIGMMIIVSLISETGVFQWFAVKVVKIVRGDPLKLLILLSLVTAICSAFLDNVTTILLMAPVSILLAKQLKLDPFPFVMTEVLSSDIGGMATLIGDPTQLIIGSEGKLNFNEFLFNTAPMTIIALVILLTIVYFTNIRKMEVSNALKAQIMELESERILKDKKLLKQSMIILTAVIIGFVLNNFVNKGLSVISLSGGIFLAFLTEREPKKIFGGVEWDTLFFFIGLFIMIKGIENLGIIKFIGDKIIEISTGNFKVASISIMWLSSIFTSIFGNVANAATFAKIIKTVIPDFQNMADTKVFWWALSYGSCLGGSITMIGSATNVVAVSASAKAGCKIDFIKFFKFGSKIAILNLIAATVYMYLRYL
- the miaA gene encoding tRNA (adenosine(37)-N6)-dimethylallyltransferase MiaA encodes the protein MNILNKAIVIAGPTGVGKTKISIDLASELNAEIISSDSAQVYRDLNIGTAKIREEEKEGIKHHLIDIVEPVSKYSVGNFEKDVNKILNQNPEKNFLLVGGTGLYLNSVTNGLSILPEADKKTREYLTTLNNQALLELALKYDEEATKEIHPNNRVRLERVVEVFLLTGQKFSELSKKNIKNNNFKFLKIALERDRENLYDRINKRVDIMFAQGLVDEVKNLYKIYGDKLYSLNIIGYNEIIDYINAKISLDEAAYQIKLNSRHYAKRQFTWFKADKEYQWFNLDRISEQEIVKTIYTLFNIKA
- a CDS encoding biotin--[acetyl-CoA-carboxylase] ligase — translated: MKFLKFNEIDSTNNYMKENISSFENYDIVAAKVQTSGRGRRGNVWLSPEGMALFSFLLKPEKTLSIIEATKLPLLAGISTLSALKKIKDGAYSFKWTNDVFLNSKKLCGILIERVKDNFIVGIGINVANKIPDDIKNIAISMESDYDIDKLILKVVEEFSVYYKRFSEGKWSEIIEEINSYNFLKDKKIKVHIGDKIFEGIAKNIVEDGRIQIEMNGEIKLFSVGEIKIEKDYY
- a CDS encoding class I SAM-dependent methyltransferase, whose product is MSYQDINATTIDRWIKEEDWEWGKPISHEEYIKTLNGDWNVKLTPAKFVPHEWFGDLKGKKLLGLASGGGQQIPVFTALGAECTVLDYSDAQLENEKTVAERENYKVNIIKADMSKSLPFEDESFDIIFHPVSNCYIENVELVFKECYRILKKGGILLCGLSTEINYLVDESEEKIVFSMPFNPLKNKEHREFLEKFEGGYQFSHTLSEQLGGQLKAGFILTNIEDDTNGEGRLHEMNISTYIMTRAVK
- the mnmA gene encoding tRNA 2-thiouridine(34) synthase MnmA, with product MKKVVIGMSGGVDSSVSAYLLKEQDYEVIGVTLNQHLEESSKDIEDAKKVCDKLRIIHKVINIRKDFENIVIRYFLDGYSSGKTPSPCVICDDEIKFKILFDIADKYKAEYVATGHYTSVEYSEFFSKYLLKSVHSIIKDQSYMLYRLSSDKLERLIFPLKPYSKHEIREIALKVGLEVHDKKDSQGVCFAKEGYKEFLKENLKDEIIRGNYIDKDGNILGQHEGYQLYTIGQRRGLGINFSKPVFITEIKAQTNEIVLGEFSELFTDKVELINYKFSVEYEKLENFELLARPRFSSTGFYGKLMKDKEKIYFKYNEENAHNSKGQHIVFFYDGFVVGGGEIK
- a CDS encoding ATP-binding protein, which produces MENFEKEINRVKIFIPSFLSSLSTVRAMVRVYLREHHISELDEIQILSVVDELTTNAVEHAYSYDKGEIEIVLNFYKKTIFLTVEDFGKGYDESLDSKEDGGFGLSIARKLVDVFKIEKKTKGTVFKVEKRIKEAV
- the obgE gene encoding GTPase ObgE, with the translated sequence MFIDEVIITVKAGNGGDGSAAFRREKFVQFGGPDGGDGGKGGDVVFVADSNINTLIDFRFKKLFKAQNGENGQKKQMYGKKGEDLIIKVPVGTQVRDFTTGKLILDMSVNGEQRVLLKGGKGGYGNVHFKNSIRKAPKIAEKGGEGAEIKVKLELKLLADVALVGYPSVGKSSFINKVSAANSKVGSYHFTTLEPKLGVVRLEEGKSFVIADIPGLIEGAHEGVGLGDKFLKHIERCKMIYHIVDAAEIEGRDCIEDFEKINHELKKFSEKLAGKKQIVIANKMDLIWDMEKFEKFKSYLAEKGIEIYPVSVLLNEGLKEILYKTYDMLSHIEREPLEEETDITKLLKELKIEKEDFEITRDEEDAIVVGGRIVDDVLAKYVIGMDDESLVTFLHMMRSLGMEEALQEFGVQDGDTVKIADVEFEYFE
- a CDS encoding STAS domain-containing protein, with amino-acid sequence MENNFEILERVKDDIQIIEINGELDAFVAPKLKETFNRLIEKDNNKYIVDFKGLIHINSLAMGILRGKLQVVREMGGDIKIVNLNKHIQTIFETIGLDEIFEIYKNEEAALKSFK